The following nucleotide sequence is from Candidatus Bipolaricaulis sibiricus.
CCCTCTCCTCCCCACGACACGACGAGCGGCTTCAGGAGGGGTTGCCGCTCCCGGCGGGCGTGGAGGAACCCCGCCCCCTTGGGGGCCATCATCCACTTGTGGCAGTTCCCGGCGTAGAAGTCCGCTCCCAGTTCCCGGAGGTCGAGGGGAATCTGACCCGGGGCGTGGGCTCCGTCGACCACGGTGAGGATGCCCTCCTCCCGTGCCCGGCGGACGAGCTCGGTGATGGGGAACAGAAGGGCGGTAGGGGACGTGATGTGGGACAGGGAGAGCACCCGCGTCCGTGGGGTTCGGCGCGCCCACACGGCTTCGACCACGTCGTCCCCCGACCGAACCGGAAGGTCGACCTCGGCCCGCACGTAGCGGGCTCCCCGCGCGGCGCAGACGAGCCGCCACATCCGATCGACGGCTCCGTACTCGTGGTTCGTGGACAGAATCTCATCACCCGGTGCCAGGGGGAGGGATTGCGCGACGACGTTCATCGCTGTCGTCGCGTTGGGGACGAACACGAGGTCGTCCGGATCGGCGGAGAGGAACGCCCCAAGGGCCTTCCGTGCCTCGGCGATCAGGGGCTCGAACCTCCGGTCGAGGAACTCGACGGGCTCCTCCTCGAGCTCCCGCTGCCAGCGACCGTAGGCCTCGAACACGGGCTGGGGACACGCCCCGAACGACCCGTGGTTGAGAAAGACGACGTCCCTTCGCAACAGGAACAGCTCCCGCAGGCTCTGGGGGGCAGACATCGGCTCAGTCCCCGATTCCCAGCCGGCGCAGGACCTCATCGGTGTGCTCGCCGAGCCGGGGGGGGGGAAGCGGGCTCGGGGGCCAAGCCCCGGACACCGGGCACCCCACGCTCGTGTACTTCCCTGCAGTGGGGTGCTCGACCTCGACGAGAAGCCGGCCCACGAGCCCTCGATCCCCGAACAGCTCCCGCAGAGTGTTCACCGGCCCGGCGGGGATGCCGGCCTCCTTGAGCCGGGCCGTCCACTCCGCCCGGGGGCGGGCCCCGAAGACCTCGGTCAAGATTGCGATCAGGGCCTCGCGGTGCTTCACGCGATCGGGATTCGTCGCGAACCGGGGGTCGGAGGCAAGGTTCGGCCGGCCCACGGCTTCGCACAGGGCCCGGAACTGGGCATCCGTGCCCACGGCGACCATCAGGAGCCCGTCCGCGGTCGGGAACGCCTGGTAGGGCACGATGTGGGGGTGGGCGGTGGCGAGGCGATGGGGTTCCTCCCCCGTAAGGAGAAACGCCTGGGACTGGTTCACGAGGGCCGCCGCCGAGCACTCGGCGAGCGTCGCCTCCACGGCCTGGCCCTCGCCCGTTCGCTCCCGGACGAAGAGCGCACCCAACGTCCCGGCGAGGGCTGCCCATGCGGTGAGGACATCGACGATCGCTACCCCGACCTTCACCGGCCGGTCGCCCTCGCCCGTGATCGCCATCAGCCCGCCCAGGGCCTGGATGAGGGCGTCGAACCCGGGTTCATCTCGGTACGGACCGGGCGGGAACCCGGCCACAGACGTGTACACGAGGCGCGGGTTCAGTTCCCTCAGGCGGTCGTAGCCGAGCTCGAGCTTGGCCGCGGTCTCGGGGAGGAAGTTGTGGACGAGAACATCGCTCTCCCGGACCAGGCGGTCGAGGACGCGGCGGTCGGCGGGGGACGCGAAGTCGAGGGCCATGCCGAGCTTTCCCCGGTTGACCGACAGGAAGTACGCGGACTCCCCGCCCACGAACGGCGGGCCCCAGCGCCGCGTCTCGTCCCCGTTCCCCGGCCGCTCGACCTTGATCACCTCTGCCCCCAGGTCGGCCATCCACATCGCGGCGAGTGGGCCGGCGAGGATGCGCGAGAGGTCGAGGACGCGGACCCCGCTAAGGGGCTTAGGAGAAGGCTGGCTCACGGTGTTCCTCCTTGAAGGGGATGCGAACCTCCCCATACTGGCCATCGTATCCGGGACGGATCGTGAGGTCCCCGGCCCGCACCTGGGCGATGGCCTGGGTGACGGCGGGCGATGTCGCCTCGGCGAGGTCGTCGAGCGGGAGGTCGAGGAGGATCGCCAGCTCGCTTCCGAAGCGCTCGACAAGCCGGTCGTACTCACCCCGGACCGCTTTTGACCCGGGCCCTGCGCCCAGAACCTGGCCCAGGACCTCCGCGAGCGGGACGAGGGATCGATGGGGGATCGCCCGTTCGGGGCCCATCCCCACAGGGCGATCGGCGAGGTCCTCCACGCGGTGGAGGACCCCCACCGTGACTGGCCGGCCGCAGACCGGGCACAGGCCGCGGCAGGCGGCGGTCTCCGCGGGGGAAAGGCCAACGCCACACGCTCGATGCCCGTCGTAGTAGTACTTGCCTTGCTGTGGGAAGACCTCGATCGTTCCCAGGAATCGGCGTGGGTCGCGGTCCCGCAGGGCGGCCACGAGCGCGGGGTAGGAGACCTCGGGGAGATCGAACACGCACGCCTCGCGGCCGAGGCGGGACGGGGAGTGGGCGTCGGAGAACGAGACGAGGGCCAGGGAGTCGAGCGCCGACACGCGCCGGTTCATCGGCGGATCGGAGGAGAGCCCGGTCTCGATCGCGAACACGTGCGGGGCGGCCTTCCCAAGAGCCTCCTCCAGCGACTGGAACCCTGACTGGGAACCGAAGACCGAGTACCAAGGGGTCCAGACGTGGGCCGGGATGACCGCAGCCTCGGGTGCGGCGCCGAGGACGGCCTCCACCAGGGCCTCGCCACGAATTCCGAGGATCGGCCGGCCATCCGCCTCGACGTTTCCGACTCGCCCCAGCTCGCGGCTGACCTTGTTCGCCGCCTGCGCGTCTGGGGCGAGGAGGAGGAAGTGGGCGCGCCGCGTCCGGCCGTCGTGGGACCAGATCGCGGCGACCTCAGCTGTGTACAGAAACCAGACCCCATCGTACGCATACAGCCCGCCGTCCACGGGGACGAGGCGCGCTGCAAGCTCCGCCGACCAGTCAGGATGCGTGAAGTCGCCCGTCCCGAGAAGGCGGACGCCCTTTCTCCTTGCCCCGTGGGCCATGCCCGGGAGGTCCATGTCCGGGCTCGTGGCCCGCGCGCAGCGGGAGTGGACGTGCAGGTCGGCCGTGAACTGCATCGGGCCGGTCCCCTACGGCCCCTTCGCCGCGGCGAGCAGGGCCTCGGCCTGATCGGTCTTCTCCCACGTGAGGTCCAGATCGAGCCGCCCGAAGTGGCCGTAGCAGGCCAGGGGCTCGTAGATCGGCCGTCGGAGGTCGAGGAGGTCGATGATCGCCGCCGGCCGGAAGTCGAACACCCGTCGCACCGCGCGGTCCAGGGCAGTCGGGGGCACCTGAGGGTCGCGTGCGGTGACGCTCAACGCCAGCGGATGAGCTCTTCCGATCGCGTAGGCGACCTGCACTTCGCACGCCGTGGCCAGTCCTGCGGCGACCACGTTCAGGGCTGCGTAGCGGGCCATGTACCAACCCGAGCGGTCGGCCTTCGTCGGGTCCTTGCCGGAGAAGGCTCCTCCACCGTGCGAGCCGTACCCGCCGTACGTGTCGACGATGATCTTCCGGCCCGTCATCCCCGTGTCCGAGGCCGGTCCACCGACGACGAACCGCCCGGACGTGTTCACGAGCACCTGGGTCCGCTCGTCCAGCCACCCGTCGAGCACGGGTTCGACGACGAGCCGACGCAGATCGGTTCTCATATCGTCGAGGGACGCCTCGGGCGCGTGTTGGGCGGCGAGGAGCACGGTGTGGGCGCGGATCGGGCGGTCGCCTTCGTACTCCACGGTGACCTGGGTCTTCCCGTCGGGGCGGAGGTAGAGGAGGGAGCCGTCCTTGCGAACCTCGGCCAGCTTTCGAGCGAGCTTGTGGGCCAGCGTGATCGGGAGGGGCATTCGCTCCGGAGTCTCCGTCGTGGCGTACCCGAACATGATCCCTTGGTCCCCCGCCCCGATCCGGTCGTAGGGGTCGTCTGCCTCGGTGCGCAGAACGGCGTGGGCGATGTCGGGAGACTGCTGGCGGAGCAGCGTGGCCACGGCGCACGAGTCGAACGCAAGGCCGTACTCGGGCTTGATGTACCCGACGTCGCGGACGACGCGCCGGGCGAGGGTCGCAGCGTCGATCTGGGCGGTCGAGGCGATCTCGCCGCCGATGACGACCAGGCTCCCCGTGATCAGCGTCTCGCACGCGACCCGGCCCTGGGGGTCTTGGGCGAGGACGGCGTCGAGCACGGCATCGGAGATGCGATCTGCCAACTTGTCGGGATGCCCCTCAGTGACCGACTCGGCGGTGATCAGCCTGTTCATGTCCATCCTGTCCTCCTGATCCGTAGCGTGCGCGATCAAGCGTACTCGGACGATCCGGGTCTGGCCAGGGTTGGTTCCCGGCGGGCGCGCCGCGGGTGAAGTAAACTCCCGAACCGGGTGTGCGACGCGCAATTCCCAGGAGGGACGATGGAACGGACGCTTGTGTTGTTCAAACCGGATGCGCTCCAGCGGCGGCTGGTCGGAAGGATCCTCGCCCGGATCGAGGCGAAGGGTCTGAAGATCGTGGGCATGAAGCTTCTCCAGGTCTCTCGCGATCTCGCCGAGCGCCACTACGCGGAACACGTGGGGAAGCCGTTCTACGAGGAGCTCGTCTCGTTCATCACCTCAGCCCCGGTGATCGCCCTCGTCGTCGAGGGCCCGCGGGCGATCGAGGCCGTCCGGGGGCTGATGGGCAAGACGAACCCGTTCGACGCCGCGCCGGGCACGATCCGCGGCGACTTCGGCCTTTCCGTGGGGATGAACCTCGTCCACGGCTCGGACTCCCCGACCTCGGCCGCGCGCGAGATCCCGCTCTTCTTCTCGTCCCACGAGATTCTCACCTACCCCATGGCCGATGCGGCCTGGCTCGGAGGCTAGGATGCTCCCGCCTCGCTACGACCCCACGGAGGTGGAGCCGCGGATCCTCACCCGGTGGGAGCAGGCCGACCTGTGGCGATGTGACCCGCGCAGCGGCAAGCCGCCCTACTCGATCGTGATTCCGCCCCCGAACATCACGGGGCGGCTTCACCTCGGCCACAACCTCGTCTACACGCTTCAGGACCTCCTCATCCGCTACAAGCGCATGGCGGGGTTCGAGGCGTGCTGGTTCCCTGGGACGGACCATGCGGGCATCGCGACCCAGAACGTGGTCGAGAAGGCCCTCGCCCGGGAGGGAACCACCCGGCAGGCCCTCGGTCGGGAGGGCTTCGAGCGGCGGGTCTGGGAGTGGAAGGAGCGCTACGGGAACGAGATCGTCGACCAGTTGAAGATTCTCGGGTGCTCGTGTGACTGGTCCCGACAGCGGTTCACCCTCGACGCGGGGCTGTCGCGGGCGGTGGTCCTGGCGTTCGTCCGCCTCCACGGGGAGGGCCTCATCTACCGTGGGGACTACATGATCCAGTGGTGCCCCCGCTGTGGGACGGCTCTCTCTGATATCGAGGTCGAGCACGCCGAGCTGGACGGGCACCTCTACCACATCCGCTACCCGCTCGAGGGCGGGGGCTACGTCACAGTGGCCACGACCCGGCCGGAGACGATGCTGGGCGACACGGGCGTCGCCGTGAACCCGCGAGACGAGCGATACTCCCATCTGATCGGCAAGACCGCGGTTCTGCCCCTCCTCGGGCGGAGGCTTCCCATCGTGGGGGCCGACGAGGTTGATCCGCAGTTCGGAACCGGTGTCCTCAAGATCACGCCCGGGCACGACCCCGTGGACCGAGAGATCGGGAAGCGCCACGGCCTTCCGGCGATCGACATCCTCAACCCCAACGGGACGATCAACGACCACGGTGGCCCGTTTGCTGGACTGGATCGGTTCGCGGCGCGGGAGGAGATCCTCCACAGGCTGAAGGCGGACGGGCTCTTGGAGAAGGCTGTTCCCTACCGCCACGCAGTTGGCCACTGCCAGCGCTGTCAGACGCGGGTTGAGCCCAAGATCTCCACCCAGTGGTTCGTTCGGATGAAGCCCCTCGCCGAGCCGGCGATCGATGCGGTGCGGGCGGGCCGGATCCGGTTCGTCCCCGAGCGTTGGGCGAAGGTGTACTTCGACTGGCTCGAGGGAATCCGCGACTGGTGCATCTCCCGTCAGCTGTGGTGGGGGCACCGAATCCCAGCCTGGTACGGCCCGGACGGGGAGGCGTTCATCGCCCGCGACGAGGCCGAGGCGCGGGTCCTGGCGAGCAGACACTACGGGCGTGCGGTTCCACTGCGCCAGGACGAGGACGTCCTCGACACGTGGTTCTCGTCGGCGTTGTGGCCGTTCTCGGTCATGGGCTGGCCGGAGGAGACGGTCGAACTCCGGACGTTCTACCCGACGTCGGTCCTCGTGACCGCGTTCGACATCCTGTTCTTCTGGGTCGCGCGAATGGTGATGATGGGCCTCCACTTCATGAACGAGGTCCCGTTCCGCGATGTGCTCATCACCCCGTTCATCGTCGACGAGCACGGTCAGAAGATGAGCCGCTCCCGGGGGAACATGATCGATGCGCTCGAGGTGAAGGAGACCCACGGGATGGACGCGCTGCGGTTCACGATGGCGGGGAGCTCGACGAAGGGCCGGGACATGAGCTTCTCGATGCGCCAGGTCGACGAGGCGCGCAACTTCCAGAACAAGCTGTGGAACATGGCACGGTTCATCCTGACGAACACGGAAGACCTCCCGCCCGAGGCGGTGCTCGACGGGCGGACCCTCGCTCCGGAGGATCGTTGGCTCCGCTCCCGGCTGAGCCGGGTCGTGGACAAGGTCCGGACCGAGCTCGACCGGTACAACTTCCACCTCGCCACCGACGCTCTGTACCACTTCGTCTGGCACGAGCTGTGCGACTGGTACGTCGAGCTCGCGAAGCTGCGGCTTCAGGGGGAGGACGCCGAGGCGCGGACGACCTGCCAGCTTGTCCTCCGTGAGGCCCTGGAGATCGTGGTGCGGCTGCTACACCCAATCATGCCGTTCCTCACCGAGGAGCTGTGGGGCCACATGGGCGGCACCGGAATGCTCGCCCGTGCGGACTTCCCGCGGTCCCGCCCAGAGTGGAACGACCCCGAGGCGGAACGCCAGCTCGACCGGTTGATGCAGCTCGTGCGCGAGGTCCGGGCGGTGCGCGCTGAGGTTGGGGTCCCCGCCGGAACGGAGGTCGATCTGGTTCTCGTGTCGGGGGCGGGCGCGGAGGACTTGGCTACCCTGTTCGCCCCGGCGGTTCGGCGACTGGCCCGCGCAGCGACGGTCCGCTACACGCCCGGTGCGCCGCCCCCGGCCGGCGCGGCCCGCGGCGTGGCCGGCGAGGTCGCGTTCTTCCTCCCGGTTGGCGACCTCGTTGACTGGGGAGCCGTTCGCGAGCGGGTACGGCGCGACCTGGAGAAGACGACGGCCGAGCTTGACAGGCTCGAGGGGCGGCTGGCGAACCCGCAGTTCCGGGGGAAGGCCGCTCCGGAGGTCGTGGCGAAGGCCGAGGCGGAGGCGGCGGAGCTACGGGCGCGGCGGGCCCGGCTCGAGCGGTACCTTGAGGACTGAGCGTGGGCCAGTTTGGCGTCCCCACGTCCTGCGCGGATGATGGAACGGCGATGGGAGGGTCTATGACGGTGGTTGACGAGCTGGCGAAGGTGCGGGTGCGGCCGCTGCCTCGCCACGTGGCCCTGATCATGGACGGGAACGGTCGGTGGGCCCAGGCGCGGGGACTCCCGCGGCTCGAGGGCCACCGCCAAGGGGTGAGGGCCGCTGAGCGGCTGGTGCGGTTCGTTGCTGCGGAGCGCCTCGTGCCCTGCTTGAGCCTGTTCGCGTTCTCCACCGAGAACTGGAACCGGCCGCGCGACGAGATCGAGAACCTGTTCGCCCTGCTTGAGCGTTTCGTTCACGAGCGGGAACGGGAGTTCGTCGAGCAAGGGGTGCGGCTGGAGGTCCTCGGTGCGACCGAAGCGCTCCCCCCCTCCCTGGCGCGGGCGATCCGGGACGTCGAGGAGCACACCCGCGAAGGGAAGGTCCTTCACCTGGTGGTGGGGATCAACTTTGGTGGACGGTGGAGTGTTGTCGAAGGTGCGCGGCGCGCGGCGGCGCTCGCCCGCGAGGGGAAGCTCGACCCGGGCGCGCTCGACGAGGCCTCGTTCGCGCGGCTCCTTCCCACCGCGGGGTTTGCAGACCCTGATCTCATCGTCCGGACCGGGGAGGAGAAGCGCATCTCCAACTTCTACCTCTGGGAGGCGGCCTACGCTGAGCTCTACTTCACCCCGACCCTGTGGCCGGACTTCGACGAGGTGGCGCTACTCGACGCGCTCCGCGACTACCAGGGCCGACGACGACGGTTCGGGAGGGTGGAGACGTGAGCTCGCTCGCCCGGCGCCTCCTCACGGCGGCGGTCGCCATCCCGCTTGTCCTCGTCCTGTTCTGGGTGTTCGACCGGTACCGGGTGGACTGGGGGGTGTGCCTGTTCCTGTCGGTGGTGACGATGAAGGCGGGGTGGGAGTACCTGCACCTCGTGGGAAAGCTTGGGATCCCTCTACCGCGGGAGCTGTTCATGTTCGCGATTCCCGCGTACCTGATGCTTCTCGTCCCGTGGGGGGGGCAGTACGCGTTCGTCCTCGCGGCAGGGGTGATCTACCTCATTGTGTTCTACAGCTTCTCCCGCCGGGGAGCGCGGGAGGGGTACTTCGCCTCGCTCGCGGGGACCTTCGGGTTCCTCTACCTTCCCGTCACGATCAGCTTCGTGTACCTCCTCCACAAGGCGGGGTTCCCGTACATCGCCCACTTCTTGCTCATCGTGTGGGGGTACGACTCCGGTGCGTACTTCGTGGGAAGCCTGATCGGTCGGCACCAACTCCTTCCCCGGATCTCGTTGGCCAAGACGTGGGAGGGGGTAGCGGGGGGGCTAGTCGTGGCCACGGTTGCGGCGGCGCTCCTTCCGGCGTTTCGGGATGACCTTCTCCGCTGGGCGCCCCACATCGTGACCCTCGGCGTGTCCGTGGGGGCGCTCTGCCAGCTGGGGGACCTGTTCGAGTCCCTCCTCAAGCGGGCAGCGGGGGTGAAGGACACGGGCCGGCTTCTCCCCGGGCACGGGGGGATGCTCGACCGGATCGACGGGCTGCTTGCGGCGGCGCCGTTCTACTTCTTCTACCTGCGGTACATTCTGAACCTGATCTAACCCTTGAGCTTCTCCTCCACAGAGCGAACCTTCGCCGTGAGGCGGCCCCCTGGGCCCTCGCGGTCGTCGATCTTGATGAGGGTCGACACGCGGCGGTTGTCGGCCCGCACCGCCATGTGGCAAGCACGGACCACGGACAGAACCTCATCCCATTCCCCCTCGACAACCGTCCCCATGGGGGTGAGGACGTGGGGAAGCCCGCTCGCCCGGACGATTCGCTCGCACCGTGCGACGTAGGCAGAAACGGACTCCCCGGCGCCGATCGGGGTGATCGAGAACTCGCAGACGATCATCCTGCCCCCCGCACCTGGACCCGGGCGAACTTGGCCGGGGCGACACCATGGCCGACCTGCATGACCTGGCTTGGCTCGCCCTTGCCGCAGTTCGGGACGCCCCACATGTGCCACTCTGCGGGGCCAGCGATTGCCACGCACGATCCCCAGAACTGGGGGGTGATCCCGGTGTAGAGCGGGTTCTTCAGGATGCGCGTCCGGCGTCCGTTCTCGATCTCCCAGGCGATCTCCGTCCCGAACTGGAAGTTCACCCGTCGGTCGTCGATCGACCACGACTTGTTCGTCGCGAACAGGATCCCGTGTTTCGTGTCCCGGACAAGGTCCTCGAGCGTCCCCTCGTTGGGGAGGAGGTTGATGTTCGTCATCCGCACGAGGGGGATCCGGGCCCAGCTCGATGCCCGGGCTGCCCCGCTGCTCCTCCGAATCCCGACGGCACGGGCTGTGTCCCGGGACGAGAGGTAACCCGTGAACAGACCGTTCTTCACGAGATCTACCCGCTGGGCAGGCACTCCTTCGTCGTCGTACCCGAACGTCCCGAGCCCACCGGGGACCGTGGCGTCGGCGACGATGTTCACGATTTCGGACCCGTAGCGGAACGTGCCCCTCTTGTCGGGGGTGAGGAAGCTCCCCCCCGCGTAGGACAGCTCGGTCCCCAGGACCCGGTCGAGCTCGGTGGGGTGGCCCACCGACTCGTGGACCTGCAGGGCCAGCTGCGACCCCTCGAGGAGGATGTCGAAGGTGCCCGTGGGGCAGACCGGGGCAGTGAGGAGCGCCACGGCCTCCTCACCGATCTGCGTGGCATGATCGAGGAGATGTAGCCCCTCGATGAACTCGTAGCCAGCGCTCGCGTAGTCCCCCCCGAACGAGCAGGGGTACGACCGGCGCTGGAACTCGCCTGCAGCTGCCGCGTACGCCTCGATGCCCGCTCCGCAGCTGGTCAACGTCTGGCGGATGAGACTCCCGGCGGTGCTCCCGAACACCTTGTCGACCCGCCACGAGGCGATCGCTCCCTTGGCCATCGCCACCCCGGGGACAGCGAGGATCCGGTCGGCGCAGGAGAAGAGAAGATCGAGTTTCTCCTCGAGCGAGACCGCGAACGGATCGCGCCCGACGGGGCTCACAAACGTGGCCTGGTGGGCGGGTTCAGGGGCGAGCTCGACCTTCTTTCGCTGTACGGTGGCCGTGGCCCGGGCGATGGCGAGCGCCGATCGGGCGGCGCGCGCGATGCCGGCCTTGGTCGTCTCCGCCGTCGCCGCGAAGCCCCACGCCCCATGCTGGAGGACCCGGATACCCACCCCGCGGGACTCGCGGCGCGCGAGGCCGTCCACCTCGCGGTTCTTGATGCTCACGTTCTCCTCGGTACGGA
It contains:
- a CDS encoding Endonuclease Q, cleaves 5' to damaged DNA bases / ATP-dependent DNA helicase UvrD/PcrA-like protein, with translation MQFTADLHVHSRCARATSPDMDLPGMAHGARRKGVRLLGTGDFTHPDWSAELAARLVPVDGGLYAYDGVWFLYTAEVAAIWSHDGRTRRAHFLLLAPDAQAANKVSRELGRVGNVEADGRPILGIRGEALVEAVLGAAPEAAVIPAHVWTPWYSVFGSQSGFQSLEEALGKAAPHVFAIETGLSSDPPMNRRVSALDSLALVSFSDAHSPSRLGREACVFDLPEVSYPALVAALRDRDPRRFLGTIEVFPQQGKYYYDGHRACGVGLSPAETAACRGLCPVCGRPVTVGVLHRVEDLADRPVGMGPERAIPHRSLVPLAEVLGQVLGAGPGSKAVRGEYDRLVERFGSELAILLDLPLDDLAEATSPAVTQAIAQVRAGDLTIRPGYDGQYGEVRIPFKEEHREPAFS
- a CDS encoding TldD family protein, Actinobacterial subgroup yields the protein MEELVTEGLNALQALGVDYGEVRAELRTEENVSIKNREVDGLARRESRGVGIRVLQHGAWGFAATAETTKAGIARAARSALAIARATATVQRKKVELAPEPAHQATFVSPVGRDPFAVSLEEKLDLLFSCADRILAVPGVAMAKGAIASWRVDKVFGSTAGSLIRQTLTSCGAGIEAYAAAAGEFQRRSYPCSFGGDYASAGYEFIEGLHLLDHATQIGEEAVALLTAPVCPTGTFDILLEGSQLALQVHESVGHPTELDRVLGTELSYAGGSFLTPDKRGTFRYGSEIVNIVADATVPGGLGTFGYDDEGVPAQRVDLVKNGLFTGYLSSRDTARAVGIRRSSGAARASSWARIPLVRMTNINLLPNEGTLEDLVRDTKHGILFATNKSWSIDDRRVNFQFGTEIAWEIENGRRTRILKNPLYTGITPQFWGSCVAIAGPAEWHMWGVPNCGKGEPSQVMQVGHGVAPAKFARVQVRGAG
- a CDS encoding Nucleoside diphosphate kinase encodes the protein MERTLVLFKPDALQRRLVGRILARIEAKGLKIVGMKLLQVSRDLAERHYAEHVGKPFYEELVSFITSAPVIALVVEGPRAIEAVRGLMGKTNPFDAAPGTIRGDFGLSVGMNLVHGSDSPTSAAREIPLFFSSHEILTYPMADAAWLGG
- a CDS encoding Undecaprenyl diphosphate synthase gives rise to the protein MTVVDELAKVRVRPLPRHVALIMDGNGRWAQARGLPRLEGHRQGVRAAERLVRFVAAERLVPCLSLFAFSTENWNRPRDEIENLFALLERFVHEREREFVEQGVRLEVLGATEALPPSLARAIRDVEEHTREGKVLHLVVGINFGGRWSVVEGARRAAALAREGKLDPGALDEASFARLLPTAGFADPDLIVRTGEEKRISNFYLWEAAYAELYFTPTLWPDFDEVALLDALRDYQGRRRRFGRVET
- a CDS encoding Valyl-tRNA synthetase; its protein translation is MLPPRYDPTEVEPRILTRWEQADLWRCDPRSGKPPYSIVIPPPNITGRLHLGHNLVYTLQDLLIRYKRMAGFEACWFPGTDHAGIATQNVVEKALAREGTTRQALGREGFERRVWEWKERYGNEIVDQLKILGCSCDWSRQRFTLDAGLSRAVVLAFVRLHGEGLIYRGDYMIQWCPRCGTALSDIEVEHAELDGHLYHIRYPLEGGGYVTVATTRPETMLGDTGVAVNPRDERYSHLIGKTAVLPLLGRRLPIVGADEVDPQFGTGVLKITPGHDPVDREIGKRHGLPAIDILNPNGTINDHGGPFAGLDRFAAREEILHRLKADGLLEKAVPYRHAVGHCQRCQTRVEPKISTQWFVRMKPLAEPAIDAVRAGRIRFVPERWAKVYFDWLEGIRDWCISRQLWWGHRIPAWYGPDGEAFIARDEAEARVLASRHYGRAVPLRQDEDVLDTWFSSALWPFSVMGWPEETVELRTFYPTSVLVTAFDILFFWVARMVMMGLHFMNEVPFRDVLITPFIVDEHGQKMSRSRGNMIDALEVKETHGMDALRFTMAGSSTKGRDMSFSMRQVDEARNFQNKLWNMARFILTNTEDLPPEAVLDGRTLAPEDRWLRSRLSRVVDKVRTELDRYNFHLATDALYHFVWHELCDWYVELAKLRLQGEDAEARTTCQLVLREALEIVVRLLHPIMPFLTEELWGHMGGTGMLARADFPRSRPEWNDPEAERQLDRLMQLVREVRAVRAEVGVPAGTEVDLVLVSGAGAEDLATLFAPAVRRLARAATVRYTPGAPPPAGAARGVAGEVAFFLPVGDLVDWGAVRERVRRDLEKTTAELDRLEGRLANPQFRGKAAPEVVAKAEAEAAELRARRARLERYLED
- a CDS encoding S-adenosylmethionine synthetase, giving the protein MDMNRLITAESVTEGHPDKLADRISDAVLDAVLAQDPQGRVACETLITGSLVVIGGEIASTAQIDAATLARRVVRDVGYIKPEYGLAFDSCAVATLLRQQSPDIAHAVLRTEADDPYDRIGAGDQGIMFGYATTETPERMPLPITLAHKLARKLAEVRKDGSLLYLRPDGKTQVTVEYEGDRPIRAHTVLLAAQHAPEASLDDMRTDLRRLVVEPVLDGWLDERTQVLVNTSGRFVVGGPASDTGMTGRKIIVDTYGGYGSHGGGAFSGKDPTKADRSGWYMARYAALNVVAAGLATACEVQVAYAIGRAHPLALSVTARDPQVPPTALDRAVRRVFDFRPAAIIDLLDLRRPIYEPLACYGHFGRLDLDLTWEKTDQAEALLAAAKGP
- a CDS encoding Phosphatidate cytidylyltransferase; translated protein: MSSLARRLLTAAVAIPLVLVLFWVFDRYRVDWGVCLFLSVVTMKAGWEYLHLVGKLGIPLPRELFMFAIPAYLMLLVPWGGQYAFVLAAGVIYLIVFYSFSRRGAREGYFASLAGTFGFLYLPVTISFVYLLHKAGFPYIAHFLLIVWGYDSGAYFVGSLIGRHQLLPRISLAKTWEGVAGGLVVATVAAALLPAFRDDLLRWAPHIVTLGVSVGALCQLGDLFESLLKRAAGVKDTGRLLPGHGGMLDRIDGLLAAAPFYFFYLRYILNLI